A window of Suncus etruscus isolate mSunEtr1 chromosome 4, mSunEtr1.pri.cur, whole genome shotgun sequence contains these coding sequences:
- the CBX7 gene encoding chromobox protein homolog 7 isoform X3, with the protein MELSAIGEQVFAVESIRKKRVRKGKVEYLVKWKGWPPKYSTWEPEEHILDPRLVLAYEEKEEKDRASGCRKRGPKPKRILLQEPPAPDVLREASDWDTADQPTAEAAAGTHPTDVPPPPWTPALPPSEVTVTDITANSITVTFREAQAAEGFFRDRGGSGKC; encoded by the exons ATGGAGCTGTCAGCCATCGGCGAGCAGGTGTTCGCCGTGGAAAGCATCCGCAAGAAGCGCGTGCGCAAG GGTAAAGTCGAGTACCTGGTGAAGTGGAAAGGATGGCCCCCAAA ATACAGCACATGGGAGCCGGAAGAACACATCCTCGACCCCCGCTTGGTGTTGGCCTACGAGGAAAA GGAAGAGAAAGACCGAGCGTCAGGGTGTCGGAAGAGAGGCCCCAAGCCCAAGCGGATTCTGCTGCAG GAGCCGCCGGCGCCGGACGTGCTGCGGGAGGCCAGCGACTGGGACACGGCAGACCAGCCAACGGCTGAAGCGG CCGCTGGTACCCACCCGACCGACGTGCCACCGCCGCCCTGGACCCCCGCGCTGCCCCCGAGCGAGGTGACCGTCACCGACATCACCGCCAACTCCATCACCGTTACCTTCCGTGAGGCCCAGGCCGCTGAGGGCTTCTTCCGAGACCGTGGGGGCAGTGGGAAATGCTGA
- the CBX7 gene encoding chromobox protein homolog 7 isoform X1, with the protein MELSAIGEQVFAVESIRKKRVRKGKVEYLVKWKGWPPKYSTWEPEEHILDPRLVLAYEEKEEKDRASGCRKRGPKPKRILLQARKYPPRPRKTFPRRGPDVDSHSHPRQLFLQEPPAPDVLREASDWDTADQPTAEAAAGTHPTDVPPPPWTPALPPSEVTVTDITANSITVTFREAQAAEGFFRDRGGSGKC; encoded by the exons ATGGAGCTGTCAGCCATCGGCGAGCAGGTGTTCGCCGTGGAAAGCATCCGCAAGAAGCGCGTGCGCAAG GGTAAAGTCGAGTACCTGGTGAAGTGGAAAGGATGGCCCCCAAA ATACAGCACATGGGAGCCGGAAGAACACATCCTCGACCCCCGCTTGGTGTTGGCCTACGAGGAAAA GGAAGAGAAAGACCGAGCGTCAGGGTGTCGGAAGAGAGGCCCCAAGCCCAAGCGGATTCTGCTGCAG GCGCGCAAGTACCCGCCGCGGCCCCGCAAGACCTTCCCACGGCGTGGGCCCGACGTGGACAGTCACAGCCATCCACGGCAGCTCTTCCTGCAGGAGCCGCCGGCGCCGGACGTGCTGCGGGAGGCCAGCGACTGGGACACGGCAGACCAGCCAACGGCTGAAGCGG CCGCTGGTACCCACCCGACCGACGTGCCACCGCCGCCCTGGACCCCCGCGCTGCCCCCGAGCGAGGTGACCGTCACCGACATCACCGCCAACTCCATCACCGTTACCTTCCGTGAGGCCCAGGCCGCTGAGGGCTTCTTCCGAGACCGTGGGGGCAGTGGGAAATGCTGA
- the CBX7 gene encoding chromobox protein homolog 7 isoform X2, protein MELSAIGEQVFAVESIRKKRVRKGKVEYLVKWKGWPPKYSTWEPEEHILDPRLVLAYEEKEEKDRASGCRKRGPKPKRILLQLFLQEPPAPDVLREASDWDTADQPTAEAAAGTHPTDVPPPPWTPALPPSEVTVTDITANSITVTFREAQAAEGFFRDRGGSGKC, encoded by the exons ATGGAGCTGTCAGCCATCGGCGAGCAGGTGTTCGCCGTGGAAAGCATCCGCAAGAAGCGCGTGCGCAAG GGTAAAGTCGAGTACCTGGTGAAGTGGAAAGGATGGCCCCCAAA ATACAGCACATGGGAGCCGGAAGAACACATCCTCGACCCCCGCTTGGTGTTGGCCTACGAGGAAAA GGAAGAGAAAGACCGAGCGTCAGGGTGTCGGAAGAGAGGCCCCAAGCCCAAGCGGATTCTGCTGCAG CTCTTCCTGCAGGAGCCGCCGGCGCCGGACGTGCTGCGGGAGGCCAGCGACTGGGACACGGCAGACCAGCCAACGGCTGAAGCGG CCGCTGGTACCCACCCGACCGACGTGCCACCGCCGCCCTGGACCCCCGCGCTGCCCCCGAGCGAGGTGACCGTCACCGACATCACCGCCAACTCCATCACCGTTACCTTCCGTGAGGCCCAGGCCGCTGAGGGCTTCTTCCGAGACCGTGGGGGCAGTGGGAAATGCTGA